TCGCACTCGGCAATCAGATCGTGGCCTACGTGATGAAGAACGCCGCGCGCTTCGGCATGCAGGACGCCATCTGGCGCGGCACCTACTACACCCCGACCGGGCCGTCCGGGTCGGGCGGTTACGGCCATTACGACCACGTGCACGTCACCACGACCGGCGGCGGTTACCCGACCGGCGACGAGGTCTACTACCGCTAGTCCGATCCGCGGGCGGTCAGTTGGCAGGCGGGTAGGGCAGATTGCTGCTGGTCTGCGGATCCACCTGGACCGGTCGCCCCACATAGGGAAATGCCCGCTGCGGGCACGCCGCCCGGTCACAGATCCGGCAGCCGGCGCCGATCGGCACCGTGGCCTCGGCGTCGGCGAGATCGATACCCACCGAATAGACCAGCTTGTCGGCGTGGGCCAGATCGCATCCCAACCCGATCGCGAAACTCTTCGGGGTTCCCAGATACCGACTGGGTGGGGACACCGATGTCTTCGCCAGCCAGAAGTAGCTGCGGCCGTCGGGCATCTGCGCCACCTGGGTGAGGAACTCCCCGGGCCTGGAGAAGGCATGGTGAACCACCCACAGTGGGCAGTTGCCGCCGACCCGGGAGAAGTGGAACGCGGTGGCGGACTGACGTTTGGAGATGTTGCCCGCACTATCGGTGCGGACGAAGATGAACGGGACGCCACGGGCGTCGGGACGCTGCAGAGTCGACAACCGGTGGCAGATGGTCTCGAAACCGACGTCGAAATTGCGTGCGAGCTGGTCGATGTCATAGCGCAACGACTCGGCAGCGGACAAGAAGATCCGGTAGGGCAGCAGCAGGGCGCCTGCGAAATAGTTCGCCAACCCGATGCGCGCGACATCGCGCGCCTCGGTGCTGAGCCGGTCATCGGTGGCCACGATCGACGAGATCAGATCCGAGTGCAGTAGCAGCGCCAGCTGGGTGGCCAACTGGAAGGCGCGCTGTCCGGGGAGCAGCCAACGTGCCAGTAGAAGTGTC
This DNA window, taken from Mycolicibacterium neoaurum, encodes the following:
- a CDS encoding short-chain fatty acyl-CoA regulator family protein; its protein translation is MLCKTGALGFAPVAKTFAGARLRRLRDEKGLTQVALARALGLSTSYVNQLENDQRPITVPVLLALTDRFDLPTHYFAPDSDARLVSDLREILADGPSTTAQIEELVARMPEVGQTVVNLHRRLHDATAELESVHGRANLDAVTGNQQPMPFEEVRDFFYDRRNYVDALDRAAEELFTRHGLRIGGLDGQLAELLSDEFAISVVVDNGDRLGANVKRRYEPDTRTLLLARWLLPGQRAFQLATQLALLLHSDLISSIVATDDRLSTEARDVARIGLANYFAGALLLPYRIFLSAAESLRYDIDQLARNFDVGFETICHRLSTLQRPDARGVPFIFVRTDSAGNISKRQSATAFHFSRVGGNCPLWVVHHAFSRPGEFLTQVAQMPDGRSYFWLAKTSVSPPSRYLGTPKSFAIGLGCDLAHADKLVYSVGIDLADAEATVPIGAGCRICDRAACPQRAFPYVGRPVQVDPQTSSNLPYPPAN